TGTCCGGCGACGTGCCGATGACGGGTACGCCCGCGCGTTCGAGCGGCAGGGCCAGCTTGAGGGGCGTCTGGCCGCCGAATTGGACGATCACGCCATCCGGTTTTTCCGTCTCGATGATGTTCATCACGTCTTCGAAGGTGAGGGGCTCGAAGAACAGCCGGTCCGAGATGTCGTAATCGGTGCTTACGGTCTCCGGGTTGCTGTTGACCATAATGGTTTCGTACCCGTCCTCCTTCAGGGCCATGACCGCCTGCACGCAGCAGTAGTCGAACTCGATCCCTTGGCCGATGCGGTTCGGTCCACCGCCCAGGATCATGATGGTCTTCCGCGTCTTGGGCCGGGTCTCGTTCTCGGTCTCGTAGGTCGAATAGTAGTAGGGCGTCATGGCCTCGAACTCGGCGGCGCAGGTATCCACGGTCTTGAACACGGCGTCCACGTTCGCTTCGATGCGCCGGTTGCGCACCGACCGTTCGTCGCTGCCGGTCAGGTGGGCGATCTGCACGTCGGAGAAACCGGCCTGCTTGGCCTTGTGCAGCAGGTTCCGGGGCATGGACCCGTTCCGGTGCGCGCCGATTTCGTCCTCGAGTTCGACGATGTCCCGCAGGTTGTGGAGAAACCAGGGATCGACCCCCGTCAACGCGTAGATCTCCTCGATGGGCATGCCGAGCTGGAGGGCGGTCTTGATCTGGAAGATGCGCTCCGCCGTGGGCCGGGGCATCTGTTGCCTGAGATCGTTCAGCGCGCTGTCCAGCTGCTCCGGGGTCAGCGACGCGGCGTCGACCGCCTCCTTGCCGTCGCCGCCGAGGCCGTGACGGTCGATTTCCAGGCCCCGTAATCCTTTCTGGACCGCTTCCTTGAACGTCCTGCCGATGGCCATGGTCTCGCCCACCGACTTCATCTGCGTGCCGAGCTGCGTATCGGCGTTGGGGAATTTTTCGAAGGCCCACCGCGGGATCTTCACCACCACGTAGTCGATGGTGGGCTCGAAGGAAGCAGGCGTTTCGCGGGTAATGTCGTTGGGTATTTCGTCCAGCGTGTATCCGACGGCCAGTTTCGCGGCGATCTTCGCGATGGGGAAGCCGGTGGCCTTGGAAGCCAGGGCGGAACTGCGCGACACGCGGGGGTTCATCTCGATGGCCAGGATGCGGCCGTTTTCCGGGCTGACGGCGAACTGGATGTTGGATCCGCCCGTCTCCACGCCGATTTCCCGGATCACCTTGATCGAGGCGTCCCGGAGCGCCTGGTACTCCTTGTCCGTGAGAGTCTGGGCAGGCGCGACCGTGATGCTGTCGCCGGTGTGCACGCCCATGGGATCGAAGTTTTCGATGGAGCAGATGATCACCACGTTGTCGGCCAGGTCCCGCATCACCTCGAGCTCGAACTCCTTCCAGCCGATGACCGACTCCTCGATCAGCACCTCGGTGATGGGACTCGTGTACAGGCCCCATTCGACGGCTTCCGCGTATTCCGATTCGCTGCGGGCGATGCTTCCGCCCGCGCCGCCCAGGGTGAAGGCCGGGCGGATGATGGCGGGGAACCCCGTATCCCGTACCAGTTCCCAGGCCTCTTCGACGGTCCGCGCGAAGCCTCCCCGCGGCACCTCCAGGCCGATGCGTTCCATGGCTTTCTGAAACAGCTCCCGGTCCTCCGCCATCTTGATGGCTTCGAGCTTGGCGCCGATGAGTTCGACTCCGTAGCGATCCAGCGTGCCCGACTCGGCGAGTTCGACGGCGACGTTCAGGGCGGTCTGCCCACCGAGCGTGGGCAGCAGCACGTCGGGGCTTTCGCGCCGTATGATCTTCTCCACGTATTCCGCGGTAATGGGTTCGACGTAGGTACGGTCCGCCATGTCCGGGTCCGTCATGATCGTGGCCGGATTGCTGTTGATCAGCACGACCCGGTAACCCTCTTCCCGGAGCGCCCTGCAGGCCTGGGTGCCGGAATAGTCGAACTCGCAGGCCTGTCCGATTACGATCGGTCCGGACCCGATGATCAGAATGGATTCAATGTCGGTGCGTTTCGGCAAGATGATCCTCGCGGGGGGACCGCGTCGCGCCCCGGTTATTCCATCCAGGGTATTCCATATTGAAGCGGTTTAAGCAAATCGTTTGAATATATACGCGGGGAGCCCGTCCTGCAACGTTAAAACCGGGCGGGAGCGCGCGCGGCGGGCGCAGGTGGGGAATCTCATTCCAGCGACTGGAGAAGCACCTCTTGGGCAGCTTCGAAGCCGGGCGCGATTTCCAGGGCCTTCAGCGCGGCCTTCCTGGCGTCATCCTTTCGTCCCGCCGCCAGGTACGCGCGGGCCAGGTCGTACTGCGCCTGGACCCGGTCGGTGGTTTCTACCGCCAGCGCGGCCTCGTACTCCGGCACGGCGAGGTTCGCCCTTCCATCCCGTTCGTACGCGCCGCCGCGCATCTTGCGGACCTCTCCGTCGAAGGGATCGATCATGACGGCGCGTTCCAGGATGCGGAGCGCGTCCCCGCGCCGCCCCTCCCGAGCGTAGAGCCCGGCCAGCGTCTTGCAGGACGCGATGTCGTCCTCGTCGATGGCGGTAAGCGCCTCGAGGACCTTCATCGCCGCTTCCGTGTTTTCCTGCGCGAGGTAAATGGCCGCCAGCAATTCATGGGGATTGCCGGGATGGGTGTAATGCCCGTAGAGGGACCTGGCGCGTTCAAGCGGCGCGATGGCTTCTTCGTATCGTTTCTGCGCGTGCAACGCCTGGCCCAGCATCAGGTGGGCGTAGAAGCTCTCCGGGTTGCCGGCGGCCATCGCGTCCAGTTCAGCCACGGTCAACTTCTCGTCCCGCGGCGGCTTGAACCGCAGGACGCGCCGGAGCCCGGCGATTCGCCTTTCGGCATATTCCGCGAATGCCCGGTCGAAGTCGCCCATGGACAGGCCCAGTGCCTCGCGAATGACTTCAGGGGTGGTCCGATCCCCGTTGTACAGATCCAGCATGCGCCGGACCGCCTCGAATCCGTGGGCGTCCACGATGTATTCGACGACGATGGAGGCCTGGTAGTAGGACAGGACGACCTGGCCCGGTGATTTCGGCCGGGTGAAACCCCGGTTCAACTCGCTGACGGCCAGCAATTCGCCCTGGACCGCCGCCTCCGCGAATTCCGCCCTCAGATCCATGTCCCATTCCGGGCGGGCCAGGCGCGTCTCGTAGACGGCGATGCCTTCCGCCAGCCAGCGGGGGATGCGGTTCCGCGTCTGCTGAAGGTGGATGACGTGGACGTATTCGTGCCAGAGCGTCTGCCCCCAGTTGAACGTCCCCTTCGGTCGGGCCTGGGGTGAATTGGCCACCACCACCTCTCCGAAACAGACCCCGAGGAGGCCACCGGTTCCCGGAACGCCGGCGATACGCACCATGAAGTCGTCATTGTCGGGCAGGATCTCGACGAGCACCGGCTCGTCCGGTACGAAACCGTATCGCGGCGCGATCGTCCGGTGGGCTTCTTCCAGCAGATCCAGGGCCATTTGTCCGTAAACGGCGTCCTCGTCCCGGTGCAGCTTCAGCGTGAACCGATCGCTCTCCCGGGTCTCGAAATCTTCAAAGGAATCGAGCAGTTCCAGCGTATTGTAGGTCCGGGTGTTGAAGGGGTCTTTGTCGAAGGCCCGTTCCAACATCCGCCGCCCCTCCTCCACCTCGCCGACGCGGGTCAGATTGATCCCCAGTCCGGCATAGGCCGACCAGAGGGCAGGGTCGGTTTCGATTGCCCGTCGGCCCATCTCCACGGACTCCCGGAACCGGTAGCGCCGCGCGAGCAGGTCGGCGATGACCTCGTAGAGCCGGCCGTAGGAGGGATTGATGTCGAGGACGCGCTTCCGGGCGGCTTCGTACTCGGCCCGTCGGCCCTGCGCGTGGTGGGCGGCGGCCAGGAGGGCGTGGGTCCCGGGCGCTTGCGGGTTGATCTCGAGGGCCCCGGACAACTCGTCGATCGCATCATCATAGGCTTCGTCCGTCAGGTGGAGACCCGCCAGGAAATGGCGCCCCGCCGTCAATCCGGGGTTGATTGCGAGTGCCTTCCGCGCCGCGGCCTCCGCCTGCCCCGGTTGCTTGTCCGCCACCGCTTCCGCCAGGCCGATCAGCGCCGGCGGGTAGTCGGGGTCGATCTTCAGCGCGTCTTCGAAGATGGCAACCGCCTCCGTGCGGTTGTGCTTTTCGAGGAAGAGGCGCCCCCACGCCACGTAGGCGTCAATGTACTCGGGGTCGATCCGGGTCGCCGCGGCCAGGAAAATGTTGGCCTCGTGAAACAACTCCAGGTACTTCGTGGCGAGTCCCGCGGCCATCAGGTCCGGTGCGTTCGGCGGACCATCCGTTCTGCTGTCTGCGAGGACTCCGCGGCAAAGTTCGAGGCCTTCCGTGGTCCTGCCCGTCGTGAAATACATTTCCGCGAGCCGCACGGTAGCCAGGGGCGGCCTGCCCTGTCGAAACCGGGCGGCGTCCAGCAAAGTCTCCGCCTCCCCGTATCGTCCCTGAAGGAGGTACAGTCTGGCCAGCAGTCCCCGGCCCGTTTCGAAGCCAGTCGTCGATTCTGTACGTCGCGCCTCGTCACGCAGGAGATCGACGGCCTGATCGTACTGGCCGACTGCGGCATAGAGCCTGCCCAGCGCCAGGATCCGCTCTTTTTGAAGCATCTCCGCTTCGTTATCGGCAGGGGCCGGGAACAGGCGGGTTTTCTGCCTGGCGATTTCCCGTTGAAGCTCGTCGATCCGGTCCAGGTAGCGCTGGCGCGCCGCGCGTCCTTCTTCCCAGGCTCTTTCTATCGCGTCGTCATCCTGGGCCTGCGCATCGGCGCGGATTCCCGCTATGGTGAGCAGGGATACGAGGAGGAGTAAACGGGCGGCTCGGATCATGGCATACCGGGTATAATTTCGCGGATAAACTTATTATTGATAATGACTTATGGCGTTCTGTCAGAATATAGACCACCGGGAATTACCTGTCAAGAGAAACCCCTCCAGGACCTGTTTGGGTGAAGGGCCGAGAGGTGCAGGCGGCGCGAAGGACTCCATTTCCCAGGACCGTCCGTCGCTGCGGACGATGACGGCGCCGCCCCGGTCCGTTCGATACACTTCCGCTCCCCGTCGGCTGTATCGCTCCATGATCTCGGGCGAGGGGTGGCCGAAGGCGTTGTACGTGCCGGCGGAAACGGCCACGGCCTCCGGGTCGACCGCGTTCAGGAAGGCGATCCCGCTCGACGTGCTGCTGCCGTGATGGGGCGATTTGAGCACCGTGCTTCTCAATGAGGCCGGTGCGCTGGCCATGTGGGCCATACGGGTCACCGCATACTCCGCCTTCTCCTCGATGTCGCCGGTCAGCAGCATGCTGAATTCGCCGTAGGACAGGCGCAGCACCACGGATACGTCATTCGCGTGCGCCTTCGACGCGCCGGATACGAAGAACGGATCGGGATGGAGGAAAGCGCCGCGCACGCCGCCCAGCGCCGCCAGGGTATCGCCCCTCACGACCGTGCGGTAGGGGATGCCGTGTCGCTCGACGGTCTCGCGCCATGCGCGGTAGGAACCGGACGCCGACGTTACGCCGCTTGAGATGATTTCGCCCACTTCGGCGGACTCCACCACGGCCGAAAGCCCCCCGTAATGGTCCAGATGAGGATGGGTTACGATGATCGTATCCACGCGGCGATGGCCCTTCGCGCGCATAAAGGGCACGATGACGCGGGCACCGGCGTCGTAGGCGGGCGAGCGGGCACCGCCGTCGACCAGCAGGGTCCGCCCGTTGGGGCAGGCGATGAAGATGGCATCGCCCTGCCCCACGTCGAGGACGGTGATCTCGAGGGCTCGTCCGGGCAGGAGGCCATAGCAGAAGATCAGGACGGAAAGGGCGACCAGCCCCAGCCGCGCCCGTCGCCACGCGGGGCCGGCCGGGTTCCACAGCAGGAGCAGGCCCGCGGCATAGAAAGACGCGAAGAAAAGGAGCGAAGGCGCCGGGACCTCCACCAGCGCGGAGGGCACGCTGGAAAAGGTCTTCGAGAGATGGATCATGCCGTACAGAACCAGCGCGTTCACGGCGCTGAACAGACGGGCGATTTCGATGGCCACGGGACCGGTCAGGACCGTGAGGACGCCGAAGGTCGTATTCAGAAAGACCAGCGGCCCGATGAAGAGATTGGCGACGGCCGACATCCAGGAAACCTGGTAGAACGTACCCGCGACCACGGGCAGCGTGCCCAGTTGCGCCGTGACCGAAACCAGCAGCCCGTCCCGGAGCCAGCGCGCCCACCACTGCTCCGACC
This genomic window from Gemmatimonadota bacterium contains:
- a CDS encoding tetratricopeptide repeat protein, which gives rise to MIRAARLLLLVSLLTIAGIRADAQAQDDDAIERAWEEGRAARQRYLDRIDELQREIARQKTRLFPAPADNEAEMLQKERILALGRLYAAVGQYDQAVDLLRDEARRTESTTGFETGRGLLARLYLLQGRYGEAETLLDAARFRQGRPPLATVRLAEMYFTTGRTTEGLELCRGVLADSRTDGPPNAPDLMAAGLATKYLELFHEANIFLAAATRIDPEYIDAYVAWGRLFLEKHNRTEAVAIFEDALKIDPDYPPALIGLAEAVADKQPGQAEAAARKALAINPGLTAGRHFLAGLHLTDEAYDDAIDELSGALEINPQAPGTHALLAAAHHAQGRRAEYEAARKRVLDINPSYGRLYEVIADLLARRYRFRESVEMGRRAIETDPALWSAYAGLGINLTRVGEVEEGRRMLERAFDKDPFNTRTYNTLELLDSFEDFETRESDRFTLKLHRDEDAVYGQMALDLLEEAHRTIAPRYGFVPDEPVLVEILPDNDDFMVRIAGVPGTGGLLGVCFGEVVVANSPQARPKGTFNWGQTLWHEYVHVIHLQQTRNRIPRWLAEGIAVYETRLARPEWDMDLRAEFAEAAVQGELLAVSELNRGFTRPKSPGQVVLSYYQASIVVEYIVDAHGFEAVRRMLDLYNGDRTTPEVIREALGLSMGDFDRAFAEYAERRIAGLRRVLRFKPPRDEKLTVAELDAMAAGNPESFYAHLMLGQALHAQKRYEEAIAPLERARSLYGHYTHPGNPHELLAAIYLAQENTEAAMKVLEALTAIDEDDIASCKTLAGLYAREGRRGDALRILERAVMIDPFDGEVRKMRGGAYERDGRANLAVPEYEAALAVETTDRVQAQYDLARAYLAAGRKDDARKAALKALEIAPGFEAAQEVLLQSLE
- the carB gene encoding carbamoyl-phosphate synthase large subunit, which produces MPKRTDIESILIIGSGPIVIGQACEFDYSGTQACRALREEGYRVVLINSNPATIMTDPDMADRTYVEPITAEYVEKIIRRESPDVLLPTLGGQTALNVAVELAESGTLDRYGVELIGAKLEAIKMAEDRELFQKAMERIGLEVPRGGFARTVEEAWELVRDTGFPAIIRPAFTLGGAGGSIARSESEYAEAVEWGLYTSPITEVLIEESVIGWKEFELEVMRDLADNVVIICSIENFDPMGVHTGDSITVAPAQTLTDKEYQALRDASIKVIREIGVETGGSNIQFAVSPENGRILAIEMNPRVSRSSALASKATGFPIAKIAAKLAVGYTLDEIPNDITRETPASFEPTIDYVVVKIPRWAFEKFPNADTQLGTQMKSVGETMAIGRTFKEAVQKGLRGLEIDRHGLGGDGKEAVDAASLTPEQLDSALNDLRQQMPRPTAERIFQIKTALQLGMPIEEIYALTGVDPWFLHNLRDIVELEDEIGAHRNGSMPRNLLHKAKQAGFSDVQIAHLTGSDERSVRNRRIEANVDAVFKTVDTCAAEFEAMTPYYYSTYETENETRPKTRKTIMILGGGPNRIGQGIEFDYCCVQAVMALKEDGYETIMVNSNPETVSTDYDISDRLFFEPLTFEDVMNIIETEKPDGVIVQFGGQTPLKLALPLERAGVPVIGTSPDSIDLAEDRKRFGALTKALGIPHPPHGTVFSFEEALEVASEIGYPVLVRPSYVLGGRNMALVYDDDSLKAYMRTAVHVSPEHPILIDKFLEDAFEYDVDAISDGTDVVVGGMMEHIEEAGIHSGDSACVLPPYMVKPMHIETMRNYIHALARSLNVVGLINAQFAIKNDVVYVLEVNPRASRTIPFVSKAIGVPLAQLAARVMVGKTLRELGFTAEIIPPYASVKEVVLPFVKFAGSDSLLGPEMKSTGEVMGIYEEPGIAFAKGQSAAGGSLPLSGTVLVSVNAFDHENVVDIARELDGLGFTIMATSGTAQTLEDAGLEVVRVNKVWEGEPHIVDHIRRNDIQLIINTPLGKSARDDDYMIRRAAIEANIPCITTLSAAWSAVKAIQALKNEGREISVKSLQEWHETLKEARV
- a CDS encoding DNA internalization-related competence protein ComEC/Rec2; this encodes MQRPALFIALCYVIGILLGYRVAVSPVLFALCAVAMIASGYALYRTLGNDALALRISMALCLVFAGAFWYTVQMRVVPSNDIRRFCDQRHVLTGTIIRSPEVRDRYTVVTVDADSIVLGDSGRSQAGSGRTRNDSAGMRPGTGMTPAAGRMSPVTGRLQIRLNSGIEAGGYGDRVRVRGRLRSPQPARNPGGFDARTYYTSRGVYALMSVRDAAGYRVTRLNRSFSWQTSVIDPLRDSIDRSIDRTMRGDSAALLKGILLGERRLLPEDLIDTFRTIGLAHILAVSGLHVGLITLVIYTLLFVLRLPKYLVVAGTLGVLVLYAFITNLTPSVIRATIMAGLFLVGRQLDRQTDTVNILAVAAIVILLIWPSALFDLSFQLSFLATYAIITGYPRLKELLPERLSRSEQWWARWLRDGLLVSVTAQLGTLPVVAGTFYQVSWMSAVANLFIGPLVFLNTTFGVLTVLTGPVAIEIARLFSAVNALVLYGMIHLSKTFSSVPSALVEVPAPSLLFFASFYAAGLLLLWNPAGPAWRRARLGLVALSVLIFCYGLLPGRALEITVLDVGQGDAIFIACPNGRTLLVDGGARSPAYDAGARVIVPFMRAKGHRRVDTIIVTHPHLDHYGGLSAVVESAEVGEIISSGVTSASGSYRAWRETVERHGIPYRTVVRGDTLAALGGVRGAFLHPDPFFVSGASKAHANDVSVVLRLSYGEFSMLLTGDIEEKAEYAVTRMAHMASAPASLRSTVLKSPHHGSSTSSGIAFLNAVDPEAVAVSAGTYNAFGHPSPEIMERYSRRGAEVYRTDRGGAVIVRSDGRSWEMESFAPPAPLGPSPKQVLEGFLLTGNSRWSIF